From Streptomyces sp. NBC_01460, a single genomic window includes:
- a CDS encoding TerD family protein, which translates to MGVTLAKGGNVSLSKAAPNLTQVLVGLGWDARSTTGADFDLDASALLCQSGRVLGDEWFVFYNNLTSPDGSVEHTGDNLTGEGDGDDESVIVNLTQVPAHCDKILFPVSIHDADNRGQTFGQVSNAFIRVVNQADGQELARYDLTEDASTETAMIFGELYRYGGEWKFRAVGQGYASGLRGIALDFGVNVS; encoded by the coding sequence ATGGGCGTCACGCTCGCCAAGGGAGGCAATGTCTCCCTCTCCAAGGCCGCACCCAATCTCACGCAGGTGCTGGTCGGGCTCGGCTGGGACGCACGATCCACGACGGGAGCCGACTTCGACCTCGACGCCAGCGCACTGCTGTGCCAGTCGGGCCGGGTCCTCGGCGACGAGTGGTTCGTGTTCTACAACAACCTCACCAGCCCCGACGGCTCCGTCGAGCACACCGGGGACAACCTCACGGGGGAGGGTGACGGCGACGACGAGTCCGTCATCGTGAACCTCACGCAGGTCCCGGCACACTGCGACAAGATTCTTTTTCCGGTATCGATCCATGATGCCGACAATCGTGGGCAGACATTCGGTCAGGTCAGCAATGCCTTCATCCGCGTGGTGAACCAGGCGGACGGTCAGGAGCTGGCGCGGTACGACCTCACCGAGGACGCGTCGACGGAGACGGCGATGATCTTCGGCGAGCTCTACCGCTACGGCGGGGAGTGGAAATTCCGTGCAGTCGGACAGGGGTACGCGTCAGGGCTTCGGGGCATCGCTCTAGACTTCGGGGTCAACGTTTCGTAA
- a CDS encoding TerD family protein, whose protein sequence is MGVSLSKGGNVSLTKAAPNLTAVIVGLGWDARTTTGGDFDLDASALLTNAEGKVGSDGNFVFFNNLKSPDGSVEHTGDNLTGEGEGDDEVIKVNLAGVPGDVDKIVFPVSIYEAESRQQSFGQVRNAYIRVVNQADNSELARYDLSEDASTETAMVFGELYRNGAEWKFRAIGQGYASGLRGIAQDFGVNV, encoded by the coding sequence GTGGGAGTCAGCCTCAGCAAGGGCGGAAACGTCTCGCTGACCAAGGCCGCGCCGAACCTGACCGCGGTCATCGTCGGTCTGGGCTGGGATGCCCGTACGACCACCGGCGGTGACTTCGACCTCGACGCCAGCGCACTGCTGACGAACGCCGAGGGCAAGGTCGGCAGCGACGGGAATTTCGTCTTCTTCAACAACCTCAAGAGCCCTGACGGCTCCGTCGAGCACACCGGTGACAACCTCACCGGTGAGGGCGAGGGCGACGACGAGGTCATCAAGGTCAACCTCGCCGGTGTCCCGGGCGACGTCGACAAGATCGTCTTCCCGGTCTCGATCTACGAGGCCGAGAGCCGTCAGCAGAGCTTCGGCCAGGTGCGCAACGCGTACATCCGCGTGGTGAACCAGGCGGACAACAGCGAGCTCGCGCGCTACGACCTCAGCGAGGACGCCTCGACCGAGACCGCCATGGTCTTCGGCGAGCTCTACCGCAACGGCGCCGAGTGGAAGTTCCGTGCCATCGGCCAGGGGTATGCCTCGGGTCTGCGCGGCATCGCGCAGGACTTCGGCGTCAACGTCTGA
- a CDS encoding peroxiredoxin, whose translation MAIEAGTKAPDFELKDNHGRTVKLSDFRGEKNVVLLFYPFAFTGVCTGELCALRDELPAFENDDTQLLAVSNDSIHTLRVFAEQEGLEYPLVSDFWPHGAVSRAYGVFDEDKGCAVRGTFIIDKEGVVRWTVVNGLPDARDLNDYVKALDAL comes from the coding sequence ATGGCGATCGAGGCCGGCACGAAGGCTCCGGATTTCGAGCTGAAGGACAACCACGGGCGGACCGTGAAGCTCTCCGACTTCCGTGGTGAGAAGAACGTGGTGCTGCTCTTCTACCCCTTCGCCTTCACCGGTGTCTGCACGGGTGAGCTGTGCGCGCTCCGGGACGAGCTCCCCGCGTTCGAGAACGACGACACCCAGCTGCTCGCCGTCTCCAACGACTCGATCCACACCCTGCGCGTCTTCGCCGAGCAGGAGGGCCTCGAGTACCCGCTCGTCTCGGACTTCTGGCCGCACGGCGCCGTCTCGCGGGCGTACGGCGTCTTCGACGAGGACAAGGGCTGCGCGGTGCGCGGCACGTTCATCATCGACAAGGAGGGCGTGGTCCGCTGGACCGTCGTCAACGGCCTGCCGGACGCGCGTGACCTGAACGACTACGTCAAGGCGCTCGACGCGCTCTGA
- a CDS encoding TerD family protein: MAFWDGLFPRRASQFESGNSATNSIVLSRRNATVSLNKQGALSGNLRVNLSWRMRTSDIGGRSRQSGRLLRPLKLFQPEVVQAHTQGMVNVDLDLGCMYELADGTKGVVQPLGNLIGDLNAAPYVRLSGDDRFGAPSGETVYVNLDKRDEIKRLLFFVYIYDQTPAFDRTHAKVTLYPGNGPRIEIELDERAPQARSCAVFTVDNVKGELIVRREVKFVYGFQSELDRMYGFGMQWGRGYKTRA, encoded by the coding sequence ATGGCCTTCTGGGACGGCCTGTTTCCGCGGCGGGCGTCGCAGTTCGAGTCGGGTAACTCCGCGACGAACTCGATCGTGCTCTCCAGGCGCAACGCCACGGTCTCGCTGAACAAGCAGGGCGCGCTGTCGGGCAACCTGCGCGTCAACCTGTCGTGGCGGATGCGTACGTCGGACATCGGCGGCCGGTCGCGGCAGAGCGGCCGGCTGCTGCGTCCGCTGAAGCTCTTCCAGCCCGAGGTCGTCCAGGCGCACACCCAGGGCATGGTCAACGTCGACCTGGACCTGGGCTGCATGTACGAGCTGGCGGACGGGACCAAGGGCGTGGTGCAGCCGCTGGGCAACCTCATCGGCGACCTGAACGCGGCCCCCTACGTCAGGCTCAGCGGGGACGACCGGTTCGGGGCGCCCTCGGGCGAGACCGTCTACGTGAACCTCGACAAGCGCGACGAGATCAAGCGCCTGCTGTTCTTCGTATACATCTACGACCAGACCCCGGCCTTCGACCGGACGCACGCCAAGGTGACGCTCTACCCGGGCAACGGCCCGCGCATCGAGATCGAGCTGGACGAACGGGCCCCGCAGGCCCGCTCGTGCGCGGTGTTCACGGTGGACAACGTCAAGGGCGAGCTGATCGTGCGGCGCGAGGTGAAGTTCGTGTACGGCTTCCAGTCGGAGCTGGACCGGATGTACGGCTTCGGCATGCAGTGGGGACGCGGCTACAAGACGCGGGCCTGA
- a CDS encoding DUF475 domain-containing protein, with the protein MLLKTFGWSFAVTALGLVAAVFYGGWQAFGVVAILSILEISLSFDNAVINAGILKKMSAFWQKIFLTVGVLIAVFGMRLVFPVVIVAISAQLGPIEAIDLSFNDPERYKELVTDAHPSIAAFGGMFLLMIFLDFIFEDRDIQWLRWIERPLAKLGKVDMLSVCVALIVLLVAAMTVATQAHQHGGGHADKASTVMLSGIAGLITYLVVGGLSGFFENKLEEEEEREQEAEEEARKSGKSPSAVVLAGKAAFFMFLYLEVLDASFSFDGVIGAFAITNEIVLMALGLGIGAMYVRSLTVYLVRQGTLDDYVYLEHGAHYAIGALSVILLVTIQYEINEIITGLVGVVLIGWSFWSSVRRNKALEASGGDGGGSDSKAEVSSGV; encoded by the coding sequence GTGCTTCTGAAAACCTTCGGCTGGTCGTTCGCGGTTACCGCGCTCGGCCTGGTCGCAGCGGTGTTCTACGGGGGGTGGCAGGCATTCGGCGTCGTAGCGATCCTGTCGATCCTGGAGATCTCGCTGTCCTTCGACAACGCGGTGATCAACGCCGGAATCCTGAAGAAGATGAGTGCCTTCTGGCAGAAGATCTTCCTCACCGTCGGTGTGCTCATCGCGGTCTTCGGTATGCGGCTGGTGTTCCCCGTCGTGATCGTGGCCATCAGCGCCCAGCTGGGGCCGATCGAAGCGATCGACCTCTCGTTCAACGACCCTGAGCGGTACAAGGAACTGGTGACGGACGCCCATCCGTCGATCGCCGCTTTCGGTGGCATGTTCCTGCTCATGATCTTCCTCGACTTCATCTTCGAGGACCGTGACATCCAGTGGCTGCGCTGGATCGAGCGCCCGCTCGCCAAGCTCGGCAAGGTCGACATGCTGTCGGTCTGCGTCGCGCTGATCGTCCTCCTGGTCGCGGCCATGACGGTCGCCACCCAGGCGCACCAGCACGGTGGCGGTCACGCCGACAAGGCGTCGACCGTGATGCTCTCCGGCATCGCCGGCCTGATCACCTACCTCGTGGTCGGCGGTCTCTCCGGATTCTTCGAGAACAAGCTCGAAGAGGAGGAGGAGCGCGAGCAGGAGGCCGAGGAAGAGGCCAGGAAGTCCGGCAAGTCCCCCTCCGCGGTGGTTCTGGCGGGCAAGGCCGCGTTCTTCATGTTCCTCTACCTTGAGGTCCTCGACGCGTCCTTCTCGTTCGACGGTGTCATCGGCGCCTTCGCCATCACCAACGAGATCGTGCTGATGGCGCTCGGCCTCGGTATCGGCGCCATGTACGTCCGTTCGCTCACGGTCTACCTGGTCCGTCAGGGCACGCTGGACGACTACGTCTACCTCGAGCACGGCGCGCACTACGCGATCGGCGCCCTGTCGGTGATCCTGCTCGTCACCATCCAGTACGAGATCAACGAGATCATCACCGGTCTCGTCGGCGTCGTCCTGATCGGCTGGTCCTTCTGGTCGTCGGTGCGGCGCAACAAGGCGCTCGAGGCGTCCGGCGGCGACGGCGGCGGCTCGGATTCCAAGGCGGAGGTCTCCTCCGGGGTGTGA